One Fusobacterium ulcerans DNA segment encodes these proteins:
- a CDS encoding helix-turn-helix domain-containing protein, with the protein MEREEYIFKKLGNLSPMNKTLADEIVKELGEWATINEVAKYFKKHRNTIYNKVEEGDILHRKMGTSILIYTRSLIFLLE; encoded by the coding sequence ATGGAGAGAGAGGAATATATTTTTAAAAAACTTGGAAATCTATCCCCAATGAATAAAACTTTAGCAGATGAAATAGTAAAAGAACTGGGAGAATGGGCAACAATAAATGAGGTGGCAAAGTATTTTAAAAAACATAGAAATACTATTTACAACAAAGTGGAAGAGGGAGACATTCTTCACAGAAAAATGGGAACAAGTATTTTAATCTACACAAGGAGCCTAATTTTTTTACTGGAATAA
- a CDS encoding ATP-binding protein, producing the protein MKKCEYCGKEYVKNESDYLKNLSETFRKNLEYLPTCDCLEKKKERELEELERKRTRENIEKKMQKCKDISVIDKKFQNSRFENADIKCEQMQLAQQYVKSFMKKEKQEGLLFYGGVGTGKTFTTACIANYLMERGKTVLVMNLGLYLNKLTIEWGAAERDILEQVEKCDLLVIDDFGGEKGLDKNQTGWRGEKIYNLIDARYRSEKPLIISTNLNFSKDEEKCEISEKFSSHGQNRIRDRIIDMCFPVQVTGKSKRGMTKQKFFEFMY; encoded by the coding sequence ATGAAGAAGTGTGAATACTGCGGAAAAGAATATGTGAAAAATGAGAGTGATTATCTTAAAAACCTTTCTGAAACTTTTAGAAAAAATTTAGAGTATCTTCCAACATGCGACTGTCTGGAAAAGAAAAAAGAAAGAGAACTGGAAGAGTTGGAAAGAAAAAGAACCAGAGAAAATATAGAGAAAAAAATGCAGAAATGCAAGGATATCTCTGTAATAGACAAGAAATTTCAAAACAGCAGATTTGAAAATGCTGATATAAAGTGCGAACAAATGCAGCTGGCACAGCAGTATGTAAAAAGCTTTATGAAAAAAGAGAAGCAGGAAGGACTGCTGTTCTATGGAGGGGTGGGAACAGGAAAGACTTTCACCACTGCCTGTATAGCAAATTACCTCATGGAGAGAGGAAAGACAGTACTGGTAATGAATCTGGGGCTATATCTCAATAAGCTCACAATAGAGTGGGGAGCAGCTGAAAGAGACATTCTGGAACAGGTGGAAAAATGCGATCTTCTGGTGATAGATGATTTTGGTGGAGAAAAGGGACTGGACAAGAATCAAACTGGATGGAGAGGAGAGAAGATATATAATCTCATAGACGCAAGATACAGAAGTGAAAAACCTTTGATAATATCTACAAATTTGAATTTCAGCAAAGATGAGGAAAAGTGCGAGATAAGCGAGAAGTTTTCAAGTCATGGACAGAACAGAATAAGAGACAGGATAATTGACATGTGCTTTCCTGTACAGGTAACAGGGAAGAGCAAAAGAGGGATGACAAAGCAGAAGTTTTTTGAATTTATGTATTAA
- a CDS encoding type III toxin-antitoxin system ToxN/AbiQ family toxin, which yields MERLRFYEVDLDYMEYIQKVEKKIMDSINSKSNRKFIGIVLKIDNLDYIIPLTSPKEKHKKMKNNIDFLKIDNGLLGAINFNNMFPVPKELHFEKDINLEMDIKYKNLLINQISWCNVSSNKEKIYRTAERLYKEITSKREKSHFWSRCCDFILLEKIAKEYKKTN from the coding sequence ATGGAAAGATTAAGATTTTATGAAGTAGATTTGGATTATATGGAATATATTCAAAAAGTTGAAAAAAAAATAATGGATAGCATCAATTCTAAATCAAATAGAAAATTTATTGGAATAGTTCTTAAAATAGATAATCTTGATTACATAATTCCTTTAACTTCACCAAAAGAAAAACATAAAAAAATGAAAAATAATATAGATTTTCTTAAAATAGATAACGGATTATTAGGAGCTATAAATTTCAATAATATGTTTCCAGTTCCAAAAGAATTGCATTTTGAAAAAGATATAAATTTAGAAATGGATATTAAATATAAGAACCTATTAATAAATCAGATTTCTTGGTGTAATGTAAGTTCTAACAAAGAAAAAATTTATAGAACAGCTGAAAGATTGTATAAAGAAATAACATCAAAAAGAGAAAAAAGCCATTTTTGGAGTAGATGCTGTGATTTTATTTTGTTGGAAAAAATAGCAAAAGAATATAAAAAGACAAATTAG
- the cas13c gene encoding type VI-C CRISPR-associated RNA-guided ribonuclease Cas13c, with translation MENKNKTKPNRGSIVRIIISNYDTKGIKEIKVRYRKQAQLDTFILQTTLDKGNNSILISEFRVKAREKNRYSFTYDGKEKFSAPSNSVVITKIDNAAPEKFKEIRKYKITLEIDEKCKTGNMITAAIEDLLEDDIAREGIRNPRRKASKTERKLIAESICHNYAQIAQCPVEEIDAVKIYKVKRFLSYRSNMLLFFALINDFLCKNLKNKKGEKINEIWKMENKGNNKKIDFDENYNILVAQIKEYFTKEIENYNNRIDNIIDKKELLKYSEKKEESEKNKKLEELNKLKSQKLKILTDEEIKADVIKIIKIFSDLRHSLMHYEYKYFENLFENKKNEELAELLNLNLFKNLTLLRQMKIENKTNYLEGREEFNIIGKNIKAKEVLGHYNLLAEQKNGFNNFINSFFVQDGTENLEFKKLIDEHFVNAKKRLERNIKKSKKLEKELEKMEQHYQRLNCAYVWDIHTSTTYKKLYNKRKSLIEEYNKQINEIKDKEVITAINVELLRIKKEMEEITKSNSLFRLKYKMQIAYAFLEIEFGGNIAKFKDEFDCSKMEEVQKYLKKGVKYLKYYKDKEAQKNYEFPFEEIFENKDTHNEEWLENTSENNLFKFYILTYLLLPMEFKGDFLGVVKKHYYDIKNVDFTDESEKELSQVQLDKMIGDSFFHKIRLFEKNTKRYEIIKYSILTSDEIKRYFRLLELDVPYFEYEKGTDEIGIFNKNIILTIFKYYQIIFRLYNDLEIHGLFNISSDLDKILRDLKSYGNKNINFREFLYVIKQNNNSSTEEEYRKIWENLEAKYLRLHLLTPEKEEIKTKTKEELEKLNEISNLRNGICHLNYKEIIEEILKTEISEKNKEATLNEKIRKVINFIKENELDKVELGFNFINDFFMKKEQFMFGQIKQVKEGNSDSITTERERKEKNNKKLKETYELNCDNLSEFYETSNNLRERANSSSLLEDSAFLKKIGLYKVKNNKVNSKVKDEEKRIENIKRKLLKDSSDIMGMYKAEVVKKLKEKLILIFKHDEEKRIYVTVYDTSKAVPENISKEILVKRNNSKEEYFFEDNNKKYVTEYYTLEITETNELKVIPAKKLEGKEFKTEKNKENKLMLNNHYCFNVKIIY, from the coding sequence ATGGAAAATAAAAATAAAACTAAACCCAATAGAGGTTCAATAGTTAGAATTATAATTTCTAACTATGACACAAAAGGAATAAAAGAGATAAAAGTTCGTTATAGAAAACAAGCACAACTGGATACTTTTATTCTACAGACTACTCTTGATAAAGGTAATAACTCTATATTAATTAGTGAATTTAGAGTTAAAGCCAGAGAAAAGAATAGATATAGCTTTACATATGATGGAAAAGAGAAATTCTCTGCTCCATCTAATAGTGTTGTTATAACTAAAATAGATAATGCAGCTCCAGAAAAATTTAAAGAAATAAGAAAATATAAAATAACTTTAGAAATAGATGAAAAATGTAAAACTGGAAATATGATTACAGCTGCCATAGAAGACTTATTAGAAGATGACATAGCGAGAGAAGGAATAAGAAATCCTAGAAGAAAAGCATCAAAAACTGAAAGAAAACTTATAGCAGAATCTATTTGTCATAACTATGCTCAAATAGCACAGTGTCCAGTTGAAGAAATAGATGCTGTAAAAATCTATAAAGTAAAGAGATTTTTGAGCTATCGTTCTAATATGTTACTGTTTTTTGCTTTGATAAATGATTTTTTATGTAAAAACTTAAAAAATAAAAAAGGTGAAAAAATAAATGAAATATGGAAAATGGAAAATAAAGGAAATAATAAAAAGATAGACTTTGATGAGAACTACAATATATTAGTTGCACAAATTAAAGAGTATTTTACTAAAGAGATTGAAAATTATAATAACAGAATAGATAATATTATTGATAAGAAGGAATTGTTAAAATATTCTGAAAAAAAAGAAGAAAGTGAAAAAAATAAAAAATTAGAAGAATTGAATAAATTAAAGTCTCAAAAATTAAAGATTTTAACTGATGAAGAGATTAAAGCAGACGTCATAAAAATAATAAAGATATTTTCTGATTTAAGACATTCATTAATGCACTATGAATATAAATACTTTGAAAATTTATTTGAAAACAAAAAAAATGAAGAATTAGCTGAATTATTAAATTTGAACCTATTTAAAAACCTTACTCTATTAAGACAGATGAAAATTGAAAATAAGACTAATTATTTAGAAGGTAGGGAAGAATTTAATATTATAGGAAAAAATATAAAAGCTAAAGAGGTTCTTGGTCATTATAACCTTTTAGCTGAGCAAAAGAATGGCTTTAATAATTTTATAAACAGCTTTTTTGTTCAAGATGGAACAGAAAATCTTGAGTTTAAAAAACTTATTGATGAACATTTTGTAAATGCTAAGAAAAGATTAGAAAGAAATATAAAAAAATCTAAAAAATTGGAAAAAGAATTAGAGAAAATGGAGCAGCACTATCAAAGACTGAACTGTGCTTATGTATGGGATATTCATACTTCAACTACATATAAAAAATTGTACAATAAAAGAAAAAGTTTAATAGAAGAATATAATAAACAAATAAATGAAATAAAAGATAAAGAAGTAATAACTGCTATTAATGTAGAACTTTTAAGAATAAAAAAAGAGATGGAAGAAATTACTAAAAGTAATTCTTTGTTTAGATTGAAATATAAAATGCAGATAGCATATGCCTTTTTAGAAATAGAATTTGGAGGAAATATTGCTAAATTTAAAGATGAATTTGATTGTTCTAAAATGGAGGAAGTTCAAAAATATTTAAAAAAAGGTGTTAAATATTTAAAGTATTATAAAGACAAAGAAGCTCAAAAAAATTATGAATTTCCATTTGAAGAAATATTTGAAAATAAAGATACACATAATGAGGAATGGTTGGAAAATACTTCAGAAAACAATTTATTTAAATTCTATATTTTAACCTATTTACTACTGCCTATGGAATTTAAAGGAGATTTTTTAGGAGTTGTGAAGAAACATTACTATGATATAAAGAATGTAGATTTTACAGATGAAAGTGAAAAAGAATTATCTCAAGTACAGTTAGATAAAATGATTGGAGATAGTTTTTTCCATAAAATTCGTTTATTTGAAAAAAATACAAAAAGATATGAAATAATAAAATATTCTATTTTAACATCAGATGAAATAAAAAGATATTTTAGATTATTGGAATTAGATGTACCTTATTTTGAATATGAAAAAGGGACTGACGAAATAGGAATATTTAATAAAAATATAATTCTTACAATTTTTAAATATTATCAGATTATTTTTAGATTGTACAACGATTTAGAAATACATGGCTTATTTAATATATCATCTGATCTGGATAAAATATTGAGGGATTTAAAAAGCTATGGTAATAAAAATATTAATTTTCGAGAATTTCTTTATGTAATAAAGCAAAATAATAATTCAAGCACTGAAGAAGAGTATCGGAAAATCTGGGAAAATTTAGAAGCAAAATATTTGAGGCTACATTTACTGACTCCAGAAAAAGAAGAAATTAAAACAAAAACAAAAGAAGAATTGGAAAAATTAAATGAAATAAGCAATCTTAGAAATGGAATTTGTCATTTAAATTATAAGGAAATAATAGAAGAAATCTTAAAAACAGAAATTAGTGAAAAAAATAAAGAAGCAACTTTAAATGAAAAAATTAGAAAAGTAATAAACTTTATTAAAGAAAATGAATTAGATAAAGTAGAGCTAGGTTTTAATTTTATCAATGATTTTTTTATGAAAAAAGAGCAATTTATGTTTGGACAAATAAAACAAGTAAAAGAAGGAAACTCAGATAGTATAACAACTGAAAGAGAAAGAAAAGAGAAGAATAATAAAAAACTTAAAGAAACCTATGAACTAAATTGTGATAATTTGAGTGAGTTTTATGAAACATCAAATAATTTAAGAGAAAGAGCAAATTCTTCTTCACTTTTAGAGGATAGTGCTTTTCTGAAAAAAATTGGACTATATAAAGTAAAAAATAATAAAGTTAATAGTAAAGTAAAAGATGAAGAAAAAAGAATAGAGAATATAAAAAGAAAATTACTTAAAGATAGTTCAGATATTATGGGAATGTATAAAGCAGAAGTAGTAAAAAAATTAAAAGAAAAGTTAATTTTAATATTTAAACATGATGAAGAAAAAAGAATATATGTAACAGTATATGATACTTCAAAAGCAGTTCCTGAAAATATATCAAAAGAAATATTAGTAAAAAGAAATAATTCAAAGGAAGAATATTTTTTTGAGGATAATAATAAAAAATATGTTACTGAATACTATACTTTAGAAATAACTGAAACTAATGAATTAAAAGTAATTCCAGCAAAAAAACTAGAGGGAAAAGAATTTAAAACTGAAAAAAATAAAGAAAATAAACTTATGTTAAATAATCACTACTGTTTTAATGTAAAAATTATCTATTAA
- a CDS encoding MerR family transcriptional regulator, which yields MYKIGLFSQITKTTIKALRYYDEVGLLKPSIINKENNYRYYTTEQLYTLHKILCLKQMGFSISEISTILNNNNIKQIINRKKIDLEKEIACLVDQLTRLNNFSNENIKGDGFMNYQAAIKNTSECIVYYKKLSIANYNDYFKVIPQIGKEVIEANPDLKCMIPEYCFIQYLDDEYKEQNFSIEYCEAVTKFGKETESIKFKKLSSILVVSTLHKGDYNNLRDAYNYLFSWINKNNYECIDKAREVYIDGIWNKKNKEEWLTELQIPIKKL from the coding sequence TTGTATAAAATAGGCTTGTTTTCACAAATAACCAAAACAACTATAAAAGCATTAAGGTATTATGATGAAGTAGGATTATTAAAACCCTCTATAATTAATAAAGAAAATAATTATAGATACTATACAACAGAGCAATTATATACTCTTCATAAAATATTGTGCTTAAAACAAATGGGGTTTTCTATATCTGAAATTTCTACAATTTTAAATAACAATAATATCAAACAAATAATAAATAGAAAAAAGATTGATTTAGAAAAAGAAATAGCATGTTTAGTGGATCAACTTACAAGGTTAAACAATTTTTCTAATGAAAATATAAAAGGAGATGGTTTTATGAATTATCAAGCAGCTATAAAAAATACATCTGAATGTATTGTTTATTACAAGAAGTTATCAATAGCAAATTATAATGATTATTTTAAAGTTATTCCACAGATAGGCAAAGAAGTAATAGAAGCAAATCCAGATTTAAAATGTATGATTCCAGAATACTGTTTTATACAATACTTAGATGATGAATATAAAGAGCAGAATTTTAGTATTGAATATTGTGAAGCTGTAACAAAATTTGGAAAAGAAACAGAATCAATAAAATTTAAAAAGCTCTCAAGCATTTTAGTTGTATCAACATTACATAAGGGAGATTACAATAATTTAAGAGATGCATATAATTATCTTTTTTCATGGATAAATAAGAATAACTATGAATGTATTGATAAAGCAAGAGAAGTTTACATAGATGGAATATGGAATAAAAAAAATAAAGAAGAATGGTTAACAGAATTACAGATTCCTATAAAGAAATTATAA
- a CDS encoding UTRA domain-containing protein: MRASELPQNIFQKLNVQSNDFVHFFSRLRTGNGMNVAISYDYVPCSTLPVIEATRLEGSFFEYIKEYGLNLEVWDEVSTVTVENIY; this comes from the coding sequence TTGCGAGCTTCTGAGCTTCCTCAAAATATCTTTCAAAAATTAAATGTACAGTCTAATGATTTTGTACATTTCTTTTCTAGATTAAGAACAGGGAATGGAATGAATGTAGCTATTAGTTATGACTATGTTCCTTGCAGTACTCTTCCTGTTATAGAAGCAACTAGATTAGAGGGATCATTCTTTGAATATATAAAAGAATATGGATTGAATCTGGAAGTTTGGGATGAAGTATCAACTGTTACAGTTGAAAATATATATTAA
- a CDS encoding DUF6138 family protein: protein MENRGKVVAEKMIEIFELLEKEIRETIKNKETLPEDKFMPGWAKGIHFSWYHHMEKPEYGTKESNKTTCFFEFNSIHVSHHRMEEEVDIDLKFLTTEIFKNDIVPTVQSWLQNKVDNEPYGGLYNASFGITVTFSVSRDPLPTDAPHMQGQIWEQTRITAKDEKRLNKRKELIYNFIKNEEYKSADISEIDNSLTPICSVAVEDFLEEFGRVHLIEFFTALIAQAKKARFKSTMSHLIYGFANGAAILTRANENHTPNNEELALACWLCMMMLIHGTDKYERQYGRDYLKTAGELGYKEAKNILKFGTGQIPADTVQFKNKYVTCLGNDIDKVIDLKIKEECEEAYKSMVEFIIKLIKAGFPNEYSIKFNSKVKEFLPIPDLKKTKANTFWNNCAKYPALYPLMKEYAHTIMDSYDYYSDADCEQAVPVGGYAVFALGLADISNGDIVQEFMEQNDSEHSISPSWFVGEYIDKFGITSENIPVVIACLTNSNNHGYKGSNFAGLNNPDILKKFVEELENSEISSYSVYEIIESIWDDEDGLEEAISAAEKVNQKYLQKILELSEEDDED from the coding sequence ATGGAAAACAGAGGGAAAGTAGTAGCAGAGAAAATGATTGAAATTTTTGAACTTCTTGAAAAAGAAATCAGAGAAACTATCAAAAATAAAGAAACATTGCCAGAAGATAAATTTATGCCTGGCTGGGCAAAAGGAATTCATTTTTCTTGGTATCATCACATGGAAAAGCCTGAATATGGTACTAAAGAGAGCAATAAAACCACATGTTTTTTTGAATTTAATAGTATTCATGTATCTCATCACAGAATGGAAGAGGAAGTGGATATTGATTTAAAATTTCTGACAACTGAAATTTTCAAAAATGATATTGTTCCTACAGTACAAAGTTGGCTGCAAAACAAAGTGGATAATGAACCTTATGGTGGACTGTACAATGCTTCCTTTGGAATCACTGTAACATTTAGTGTTTCTCGTGATCCTCTGCCTACAGATGCTCCTCATATGCAGGGGCAGATATGGGAGCAAACCAGAATAACAGCTAAAGATGAAAAACGTCTGAATAAACGTAAAGAATTGATATACAATTTTATTAAAAATGAAGAGTATAAGAGTGCTGATATCAGCGAAATAGATAATTCTCTAACTCCTATATGCTCTGTTGCTGTAGAAGATTTCCTTGAAGAATTTGGCAGAGTCCATCTTATAGAATTTTTTACTGCTCTTATTGCACAAGCTAAAAAAGCTCGTTTCAAAAGTACGATGAGTCATCTGATCTATGGATTTGCCAATGGAGCAGCCATACTTACTCGGGCAAATGAAAATCATACTCCTAATAATGAAGAACTGGCTCTTGCCTGTTGGTTATGTATGATGATGCTGATACATGGAACTGATAAATATGAAAGACAATATGGACGAGATTATTTGAAAACAGCTGGTGAACTTGGATACAAAGAGGCTAAAAATATATTGAAATTTGGTACAGGGCAGATTCCTGCTGATACAGTACAATTCAAAAATAAATATGTTACTTGTCTTGGAAATGATATTGATAAGGTTATAGATTTGAAAATAAAAGAGGAATGTGAAGAAGCATATAAGTCTATGGTTGAATTTATTATTAAGTTGATAAAAGCTGGATTTCCTAATGAATACAGCATAAAATTTAATTCTAAGGTAAAAGAATTTCTTCCTATCCCAGATTTAAAGAAAACGAAAGCAAATACTTTTTGGAATAACTGTGCAAAATATCCAGCTCTTTATCCATTAATGAAAGAATATGCCCATACTATAATGGACTCATATGATTATTACAGTGATGCTGACTGTGAACAAGCTGTTCCAGTTGGAGGATATGCTGTATTTGCTCTGGGGCTGGCTGATATCTCAAATGGTGATATAGTACAGGAATTTATGGAGCAGAATGATTCTGAACACTCTATCAGTCCAAGCTGGTTTGTAGGAGAATATATAGATAAATTCGGCATCACTTCTGAAAATATTCCTGTGGTTATTGCCTGTCTGACTAACTCAAATAATCATGGCTATAAAGGAAGTAATTTTGCTGGATTAAATAATCCAGATATTTTAAAGAAGTTTGTAGAAGAGTTAGAGAATAGTGAAATCAGCAGTTATTCTGTCTATGAGATTATAGAAAGTATATGGGATGATGAAGATGGATTGGAAGAAGCTATCAGTGCAGCTGAGAAAGTAAATCAGAAATATCTTCAAAAAATTCTTGAACTCTCTGAAGAAGATGATGAAGATTAG